cacacacacacacacacacacacacacacacacacacacacacacacacacacacacacacacacacacagcacacacacagcacacacagcacacgacaacacacacacacacacacacacacacgcacacacacacacacacacacacacacacacacacacacacacacacacacacacacacacacacacacacacacacacacacacacacacacacacacacacacacacacacacacacacacacacacacacacacacgcacacacacacacacacacacacacacacacacacacacacacacacaccacacacacacacacacacacacaccacacacaacaaacacacacacacacacacacacacacacacacacacacacacacacacacacacacacacacacacacacacacacgcacacacaccgcacaccacacacacacaacacacatcagacacacacagacacatacacacaacacacacacagacaacacacacagacagacacagacaacaGACAcaacgccacacacacacacacacaacaacagcagcacacacacgcacgcacacacacaaaccacacacacacacacacacacacacacaacagcgcCAACAACAcgacacaacacacgcacacgcagcacgcacaccacacacacacacacacacacacagcaaacacacgcgcacacacatNNNNNNNNNNNNNNNNNNNNNNNNNNNNNNNNNNNNNNNNNNNNNNNNNNNNNNNNNNNNNNNNNNNNNNNNNNNNNNNNNNNNNNNNNNNNNNNNNNNNNNNNNNNNNNNNNNNNNNNNNNNNNNNNNNNNNNNNNNNNNNNNNNNNNNNNNNNNNNNNNNNNNNNNNNNNNNNNNNNNNNNNNNNNNNNNNNNNNNNNNNNNNNNNNNNNNNNNNNNNNNNNNNNNNNNNNNNNNNNNNNNNNNNNNNNNNNNNNNNNNNNNNNNNNNNNNNNNNNNNNNNNNNNNNNNNNNNNNNNNNNNNNNNNNNNNNNNNNNNNNNNNNNNNNNNNNNNNNNNNNNNNNNNNNNNNNNNNNNNNNNNNNNNNNNNNNNNNNNNNNNNNNNNNNNNNNNNNNNNNNNNNNNNNNNNNNNNNNNNNNNNNNNNNNNNNNtgtgtgtgcgtgtgtgtgtgtgtgtgtgtgtgtgtgtgtgtgtgtgtgtgtgtgtgtgtgtgtgtgtgtgtgtgtgtgtgtgtgtgtgtgtgcgtgtgtgtgtgtgtcgtgcgtGTGTCGTGTgtcgtcgtgtgtgtgtgtgtgtgtgtgtgtgtgtgtgtgtgtgtgtgtgtgtgtgtgtgtgtgtgtgtgtgtgtgtgtgtgtgtgtgtgtgtgtgtgtgtgtgtgtgtgtgtgtgtgtgtgtgtgtgtgtgtgtgtgtgtgttgtgtgtgtgtgtgtgtgtgtcgtgtgtgctgtgtgtgtcgtgcgtgtctgtgtgcgtgtgtctgtgtgctgtgtgtgtctgtgtgtgcgtgtctgtgtgtgtgtgtgcgtgtgtctgtgtgtgcggtgtgtctgtgcgtgctgtctgtgtgtgtgcgtgcgtgtgtgtgtggtgtctgtgtgtgtgtgtgcgtgtgtctgtgtgtgtctgtgtctgtgtgctgtGGGCGTGTTgtcgcgtgtgtgtttgtgtgctgtttgtgtgtgtctgtgtgtgttgtcgtTGATGTCGGTCCCAGGAGAGTTTGTGATGatggttgtgttgttgttttagttGCGTGATCTGCGCAAGCAGATGGAGGACTTCAGAATAACCGAGTTGAAGTGGATTCAATCACTCGGCTGCAGACTTAAGCAAGAACTGGCAGAACATTCTCCGGACTGAAGAGaaggtgacacacacacacacacacacacaccacatcaCCACACCTGATGTGTTTTGTGAAGGTTTTGCTCACGAGCTTGCTTTCCCTCAGAGTAAAGTGGTTTTTGACAAACACCATCGGTAAACTGGAGGAAAGATTCAAGAGCTGTGCGGAGCAGGTGGAGGAAGAACACAAGATCCTGCTACAGAGCAGAAAGAGCTGGTATGACCGCTCACTCCTCACTCCTCACTCACTcagctctctcactcactcactcactcactcactcacctgTTCActccactcactcactcactcctactctctctcactcacctGTTCACTCCCACTCACTCACTCGTCGCCGCTCGTtccactcgctcactcactgtTCACTctacactcactcactcacctcactcttcactcactcactcactctcctcgctcactcactcacgctTCACTCACTCGCTCCTCAACTCTACTCGCTCTCTACTCGCTCCTCGTCtctcctctctcactctctcactcactcactcctcGCTCACTCACCTCTCGCTCCtcactctctcgctcgctctctctctcctcctcctctctcgtctctcctcgctctctctctctctcatcctcgtctctctctctctctctctcctctctctcctcactcctctctcgctcactctgtctctctcgtctctcatcatcgctctctcgctcctctctctctctctcgctcctctCACTCGCtcatctctcctcctctctcctctctcctctctcactcactccTCCTCActcgtcctctctctctctctcctctcgctcgctctctctctctctctctcctcgctcTCTCGTCTCGCTCTCTCGTCTCTcgtctctcctctcgctctctctcgtcctcctctcctctcctatGCTCCTcactcgtctctctctctctctctctctctctctcctctctcgtCTCTCCTCACTCGTCTCTCGTCGTCATCCTCTCCTCCCTCACTCGCTCATCTCATCATCTCACTCACTCTCACCTGTCATCCTCCTCACTCTTCTCCTCTTACTCTCCTCTTTCTTCTTTACACACTTTCTTCACTCTACTACTCTTTCACCAACCTTCCCTCTCTaccactctttctctctctctctctctgtctctctctctcttctcctctctctctctctctctcttctctctctgtctctctcttctctctctctctgtctctctctctctctctctcccgtctCCTCTACTCTCTACTCTCtactctcctctctctctctctctctctctctctctctcctctcctctctctcctctcactctctctcatctctccttttctcttctcctctctctcgctcactcactcacctgttcactctctcactcgctcactcactcgctctctcactcactcgctctctcactcactcactcactcactcactcactcactcactcgctcgctcgctcgctcagtcactcactcgctcactcacctgttcactctctcactcgctcactcactcgctctctcactcactcgctctctcactcactcactcactcactcactcactcactcgctcgctcgctcgctcgctcactcactcgctctctcgctcgctcactcactcactcactcacctgttcactctctcactcactcactcactcgctcactcgctctctcactcacctgttcactctctcactcactcactcgctcgctcgctcgctctctcactcgctcactcacctGTTCACTCTCtcagtcactcactcactcacctgttcactctctcactcactcactcactcgctcgctcgctcgctctctcactcactcactcgcttgctcgctcactcactcgctcaatCACTCGCTtgttcgctctctctctctctcactcactctctcactcactcactcactacacacacacacacacgcacacacagacagacacacacgcacacacacacgagttgagatgtttatgtgatgatgtgtttctTCATTGTGTCCCGCAGGAGGAACGAGTCGAGACAAACTCTAGAAAAGCTCAAACTTCTGGATCTGAGTATAGACGAGGAGGACGAGCAGAAGGAATCCGAACCCTCAGAGAAAAACATCACACAGGTGTGACGCCCTCGACAACACATGATggacccaaacacacacacacacacagatgacagGAGCAAACGTGTACACGAGTCTGGATGTGTGTCTGCTGTCCGCTGCTGCTTCCCTCCTCATCAAGCTTCTAAACATCCCAAACTAGCAAAACCAGATCGCATTAACTACTTCAGTCCAGACCGCATCTAAAACCAGATCAACATTAAATCAGGAAATGACATGAACTGAGCTCTGGGACAAACTGTTCTGGATTCTAGGAATGTTGGTGTTTTGTAATATAGTttatggaaagaaagaaagtctctACTGCCAAACATTGGAATGGGCTCAAAACCTTTTCCAAATATTATATGtgcttatattattattattattattacagtgaCACTTCATACAATACACTTACATTTGTTAACATCAGTGAACATCAGCAGATCACATGAATGTTCAAAGCGTTTATCATCTCACTTCATGTgaataaagatgaataaatgctgcacAAATATTTGAAGCGCACGTGAGCTGATGTTAAGAAACAGAATGGGATTGTAAAGTGTCGGCGTGATTTCTTTGGTTTACAGGACGCAAGCTACAGTATATGTTCTAGTCAAGTTTAAATGGATATTGTCATTCAAACTGTTCTGTCATTTCTGTCATATTATTGTTCACGTTTAATGTTTACTGAGAGAATATGTATTTacacaaaatcattttcatCGCTATTTCTTCTGTTGTTTTCTAGTGTAGGATAGATTTTTCTTATCCATTTTTAAGCATCGGTCAAAAACTAAGATTAAGATTTATGCTTAAAAACAAGAACgtttattaagaaaaataaatcttaagaGACATTCTCTTAAAAGACTTactaaatcattttaaagtagtttaatagtattttttttctctagtccagatattttacaaatattttaatgagaaaacaacagaaaaaaaactgattGAAGGAAATGGTTTTGTGCTGTAGCTTTAAACTGATATTGTCAAGGAAATATTCTTcagatgttttgttttcagtcatttatttgatgtattttgGGAATTTCAGATGCATCCGACCCTTGAACTGACTTTATTCAGTCTTTTATTAGTATAAACGTAttgttttaatgtcattttgcaTGAATTCAGAGATGATATCAGACTGGGAGTTGGCAATATTAATGTGGTAATGGTGACCTACCGTAGTAAAACATGTGTAAAGGAATTAGTGTTCCCTACTGAGGGTTCTCTAGTGTACAGGTTTATCAGAGCATTCGGTGCCATCTTAAAATAAAGCAACAAACACATGTTTGTAGTctataaatgtgttttgtctGCGCTTTAAAGCTCACTATGGAACTATAATGTGGAAATAAAAAGTCCCAAAGGATTTTCTGCTCCCGGTTCAAAATCTTTTAGTTGATCAgatttactgtagtatacattGTTATTTACTAAAGTAACTCTTGTAAGTTtcagtatactgtagtatagtaATGACTACACTTTCATACTCTCAGGTATCTGTTTTGGCCTTAATAGATTTTAATTGGATGGGACCGTTGAGAGAGGACAAAAAAATCAGACAGGACCACAAGCCAACAAACATGGTTGACATTAGGTGAATTCAACCTTCCCTGAAAACAAATAAGGCTGAAATAAACGtgtgtctattttatgatgaatgaatgaatcaagAACACATTCAGAGTCTCTCAAACCACACCACTGAAATATTCGCATGATGAAATatcaagaagcatttttttctctttatttattctttagTAACACAGTACACGCATACAGAAACTCAAAATGAACATTCAGAAAACAACCAAAGAGATAATTTCACCTGCTTTACACGTACAATTCAtagttatttgtgttattttctgCTTTATTTTGCCAAACGTACTCTGAATGCAGTAAAACGGACGGACAGGTTCAGGAGACCCGCTTTAGTGTCGTCGGTCAGTAGATTTGCACAGGCACGAGGAACTTCATCCTTCAGACGCTGTAAACGTGGAAACAAAACTCACTTTGTCGCAAAGGCATTccagtaaaacacacacacacacacacacacacacacacacacagcttgtgTTAAAGGCCGAGCACGAGATCTCTACAAACACCAATGCAGATGTGAACATGTGATCATCACATTCACAGCACATCACAGCTGTCATATGGCACGACAACTCTCTGATTTGGCACTTTAGGACAAAAATCAAACTGCATTAAGATGAAGAAAACGGCCCGTTTTCATGAGATTCAAACGTCACAAGAGAGGATTATCATGTTCATACATTTTCAGAGATCTGATTTGTCCTATAATGTCTCACTTTGTTATGCAGAGAACCCTTCATGTGTGcactacagcagtggttctcaaactttttcgttttaGGCCCCCCTTTGTGTGGGTTGCattgctttgtggcccccccaaataaagacttatgatCTTAAACGTTGAATTTCAATTAAACCAAAGACAGATTCAATTATACAATGTTGAACATCAGTTCGTTTGGTTGGTGGTAttctttttctgatgtttgattgcacaaaatgtatgatacatttcataaaatgccacaaaaactgTGGGCCCCCCGGACCCATCTTGGGCCCCCCCCGTTGGAGAACCACTGCACTACAGTAGAAATTTAGTTGTCATTGTTTCgtattttaaagttatttaCTTAACAGGATGAAAAAATATCAGCAACATGTCAAGTTTCTCTTGCAGATTGATCCGTACAGGAACAGGCTCCGTGCAAAACTCTACGAATCTAAAATACTGATCTAAAACGAAatctcatttgggtgcagttttcatctgtgtgcgtgtgtgtaaactCGACATCGACCGCATGCACGCATTACACGCTCATTGTAACACACAAGCATTGGCAGGCGAAACACGACGACACACGGCAGGAGTTTGTCGCGTCGTGTCGTGCAGACATGCACAGGTCACCAGAGATGAACTCTGGCAGGCAGTGTTAGAGAGTTTGGCACACAAACAGCCTTCTGTCAGCTGGAGCTTCATGAATAACGCTTCTGATTTCTAGACCTTCTAAAAGTGTGAACACGTTCATTTTAGTTGGAGAGGAGAGAACGCAACGTAAACGTGTGAGCAGAAATATTCATAAATCAGctaaattcatcggattaatgACGTGAGGTGTGAACCGCTCTACACGAGCACATGAAGTCCTCCAGCTACACGAATGAAAGCACGTTCATCTGCTTCTACTGTCAGGGTGAAGTTAGTTCAGCCGTCGGCTTAAACGGGACAGACGTCATCACATCAATGCAGAAACGGCCGGCATAAGCCCACGCCTGCAGCGCTTCTGGACTAAGATCTAAATATAAAGACATGTTTGCAAACATTTTGAAGGGATGCTTTAGTAAGGGAGACCTGTTAAAATGAAAACGTCCACACAGATGTCTAACACAGTTGAGTAGAGTTCAGCACCAGCGCCGGCAGTTTGACGTCGCCCGGACGAGCGGTACGGCTCCAGCGGAGGGAGATGAAGGGCACGTCCCGCTTCTTTAACATGCACATTTCTTCTCGTTGGCCGGCGCAGCCTCCAGTTTGCTGATGCTGTCTGTGTTGTGTGCGTCTGCGGCGGGTTTATCTACACACTGCTCCATTCTCTTCATCACCAGATCCAACAGCGTCACCACGGCTTTATCCACCTCAGAACCAGTGGCTGCGCTCGTCTCAAAATACTGAATACTgacagaacacaaacacaccttcagttcacacaaacacattcataaatgtattgggccctattttcacgatctaagcgcatggtctaaagcgcacggcgcaggtgcactcaggctTTGTCCGAAtgcacttttgctagtttaatgacgggaaaacggtcggcgcgcccgggcgcatggtctaaacgagtcgtcccgattctcttaatgagtaatgggtgtgttttgggcagtaaaccaatcagagtcgcatgtctcattccctttaagagccagttgcgctcgcgccatggcggattcgctatttactttttgcaagagcaaagactggacgcatctccagagaggaaacgcatctgctcgtgcgtgaggttaaagcgcgcgagcagatcagctacaggacaagccggatttttatcgttatgtacacaataatcatcttttacattgtcatcaatttatttttgatatttggcatgtttgtgtgctgtgtaataagtaaagtgaaagcgcgttaTATGTGTacccgcccagaggcgcatttaCTAACACGctctttaaacaaaaacacatatcGCACCATTGACTTTCGagcaggtttgagttggtctgtGGCGCAGTCTACTtacagttcctcaaaatagcaacgcgccaacaatgcacctgaacacaactctttttttagaccaacacgcaCACAGGCGCACAAACAACGTGGCGCAGgatgggaaaatgagaactgcgttgggcagaaactagcaaaaacacttgcgcctggtgtacgatagggcccaTTGTGTCTGTGGCAAATATCTATAATacagtttttactttttaagacatttgacattgttttataaaagctgAATTGTCTCTTGGTGTCTGAACTAGTGTCGCTTCTGTCATTCTGCACTGCAAACAtgaacatatactgtaaataacttTTATACTTTAGAAAAAATACATTGAGACACTGGGATATGTgcttaaaaaatcatgtttgtgactgggttattgttttaaattaaaaaaaatataggcCTTAAAACTTACTTTCATATTATAATATGAAATGAAgcgtttggttccaaaatgaaaatgtcaaaaatcatgtttttttattgcgcattccaattaatatcaatcaagctgcagttggtttgttttaagccataataactcatagCTAACTAactcaataaaaacatgataacataataaaaaacatgatttttgaaaactgagttatctcattttggaactaaactcttcaaatatatgtCCTATGATAATAacctgaaataagtttaagttaAGGAACTAAATTTATTaactggaaataaaaaaaacatattaaacctaaatagaaaataacaaataaataatcaaacgAGAAAAACGCgaaacaaaattgctaaaaattataaactaaaatgaacatgaaaactacaaatatcaaatataaacaaaaggcaattcaaaatattcataaaacgtaaagaaaaccaaaataaCTGTGATTTGTGATCGATAAGAAGTGGTTCATCCCAACAATCACATGACCTGTGTAGAGTGACATCACTTCCTCAGGAAACACATGGATGAAGAGTTTACAGGTATGTTCTCTTCTTTACTCTCAATATGTGTGTTGGAAAGCCAGTCAGGGTCACGCGTGTTACTGATGTGCAGTCATGAAGAAGTGTTAGCGTGTGTTTGAGGCCGTGCGTTCAAGAGAACGGATGTGGGCAGATATCAAACACTGTTCAGACGTCCACTGCTCAGTGCGATGAGAGTACATGTCAAAGCTCTTCAGGTCTTCTGTTCTTAAATGAGTAAATCACATGTGTGCTTCATGATCAGAGCAGCATGTCAGTGGTGCTCAGTGATTGGCTGTTCAGGGTGGTTGTCATGGTTACTAGAGTGTTGGTGTCAGGTGGTTGTGGTGTCCGTGTGACTGCCGGAGGATGTTTGATGACATGTTTTTGCAGACGTGCTCACATCTGTGTGTGACTCACCCGTATTTATCGGCGAGTTCCCTCGCTTGTTTCTCCTGGACTTCCCTCTGATCGGCCAGATCCGCTTTATTACCAACAAGAACAATATCTGGGTTCTCACAATATGCGTTGGCCTGCAGCtgacctacacacacacacacacacacacgtctgtgaTGGTCTCTGATCAATAGTTTTTCACAGATATCTGTGTCTGTGGTCACTCACTCATCCAGTTTCTGACGTTGAGGAAACTCTGTTGACTGGTCAGATCAAACATGAGGAGAAACCCCATGGCATCTCTGAAGAACGCTGTGGTCAAACTCCTGAACCTGTCAGAAACACAACATCACTCGATAAATACTGCCAAACCATTTCATTCATCTGACGTCACATCAGAAAATATCACATGAACGTTTCAGCAGCATCTGTCACAGGATCTCAGGATGATAATCAGACCGAAATcccatactgtgacagtactgAATGTGAATAAGTAGCtccctatcggccgttaaaacattACGTTCtgtatagtatgagtgggaggtgtatgaatacatttgggacacactgcgtccgccatgttttatggtcatgtgacccgtatgctctttgacctatgacgtattaacaacaacctacacgtgagcgtCGATAAAAGcatcatttagtcacgagaaattcatttattggcatttacattaaaaacagacggaagttttccgctatatttatttgatttacttttgaaatgtgaccgttgctcagctcccgtggcagaGAACCTGAAAGTCTGAATGAAATGTAACGAAAAGGCCATTTCTTATTCCCAGTGGTAACAAAGTTCAttactgtatttattataagtaaaacatttatgtaaCTGTACTTGCTCAgagtacttttattttgacacagATGACTATGTTCTAAAGCATAATATCCTCATTTTTACTCctctgtattttatttaaaaaaacatgttcatagTTACTTTAAACTGAAGAATTTGACTACCTCACAATTCATCTAATGAAGAACACAAAACTACAGATCAAGTAAACATGCTTCATCTTTAAAGTACTGTTTACTTTGAGCACTAAAACCAACTTTATTTTGAGGACTTTGAATGAGCACGTTAATAGGAGTAATGTTTTATTGGGCGTCTGTACTTCGTCTGTCACTCATTACATCAGTCGTCACAGCTCGAGCCGCTCTGGACCTCATCATGATGAGGATGAATGTGACAGTGTGTGTTTAGTGTACCTCTCCTGTCCTGCTGTGTCCCAAAGCTGCAGGTGCACTTTAAACGTCTTCCCTGATGTTCCATTAGGACTGTTTGTGGTGTAAACCTGCAGAAACACGAGACAACCGCTGAACGTAATAACTCACTTCATCTCTGTTAAAGATAAGTTTTGGGAGGATGATGTCACCAAGGGTTGTACAGTGACATCTGTGAGTTGAAGTCAATATTCATGCACACTAGAGAGTCTCTGAGCCCCAGGGCATGATGGGatatttacagtacacactCTTTATATCACTGGTTTCTTCATCCATGAGATTTAAAAATCGTACAAATATTACATGTCATGTTTGTAATATAGCTGAGCACCATACGGAGACTGTTCTGCTCAGATGATGTGGGCAGTTTGGAtattacgtgtgtgtgtgtgttcatgtttgtatatcccggtggggacctaaacctgaatacacaccaacacatggggactcgtgtcaacgtggggaccaaaattgaggtcctcatgggcacaaaagctaataaattgtacagaacaatattttttacaaatctaaaaatgcaaaaagtgttctatgatctttaggtttagggatagtgttagggataggggatagaatatacagtttgtacagtatacaaacattacgcctatggactgtccccacggggatagtaaaccagacatgtgtgtgtgtgtgtgtgtgtgtgtgtgtgtgtgtgtgtgtgtgtctgtgtttgactCTAGTTTGGAAGAAGCctttatgacaaaaatgattaaataccaaCCTCTTCTGAGCATCATTGCAGAGATGGGTTATCGGGGtcgattatttgtttttatattcggCAGCTTGGGACATGTACATAGGTTGGTGGTAAGAGGACTTCAACAACTTGGAATGTCTAAAAAGAGGGCCAAGCGCTTAGCAAAGTACTGTGCTGTGTCTGCGATTATAGGCAGCCGTGGTATATGGCGGAGACGTTGTTATTTACATCCCTAACAACTGagttgtatatttaatattgtgtACATTTGTTGTATAACACTGGCCCATGATTGAGTGGATATGCATTTATCTGTatctataaatatttttgtcccTGTAAATGATTTCCTTTAAGCGgactcaaataaaatattaaaatgtgcgcgcgtgcgtgtgtgtgtgtgcgtgtgtgtgcatgtctgtgtgtgtgcgcgtgcatgcgtgtgtgtgtgtgagagagatctGAACCCTGATGATTCacactgtgtgcgtgcgcgtgtgcgtgtgtttgaggCGGTGAGAGAAGTTCAGGCCGCGTCTCATTATCGATTTTCTTCCAGATCATCACAGGCTAGTGTAGTGGGTGGAAACACATTTTGcacgaccacacacacacgcacgcacgcacgcacgcacgcacgcacacacacacacacacacatgttgggtttccatgttttatggggacattccatagacacaatggtgtttatactgtacaaactgtatctcatattccctccccctaaccctaacaatcacacacaactgtctgctcttttacattttcactaaagttcattctgtatgatttataaacttgtttcctcatggggaccaaaatatgtccccacaaggacaagggttttggatattgccatctttgtggggtcattttgtccccataccgtagggtttacccttcacgcacacacacacacagacatacacgcacacgcacgcacacacacacacacacacacacacacacacacacaacacaggcGTCAGGTGTGTACTGACCACTCTCTTTTCTCTGAAGTCGATGCCGACAGTGGTGATGAATTTGGGGTTGAATTTGTTGTCGGTGTAGCGGTAGAGGAAGGTGGTCTTTCCCACTCCAGAGTCTCCCAGCGCCAGGAGTTTGATCAGATAATCATAATCTCCATCAGTCATAGTGCTGCTGGAGCTAAAcctacaacacaacacaggaaATCAACAATTATCAACACATTTCAGcgacacaaataaataaagcaaaacacaagaatccaagaaacacacaaactctCTGAAGACA
The Triplophysa rosa linkage group LG19, Trosa_1v2, whole genome shotgun sequence genome window above contains:
- the rab27b gene encoding ras-related protein Rab-27B encodes the protein MFSSSSTMTDGDYDYLIKLLALGDSGVGKTTFLYRYTDNKFNPKFITTVGIDFREKRVVYTTNSPNGTSGKTFKVHLQLWDTAGQERFRSLTTAFFRDAMGFLLMFDLTSQQSFLNVRNWMSQLQANAYCENPDIVLVGNKADLADQREVQEKQARELADKYGIQYFETSAATGSEVDKAVVTLLDLVMKRMEQCVDKPAADAHNTDSISKLEAAPANEKKCAC